The Candidatus Limnocylindrales bacterium genome includes the window AAAAGTAAGGTACGGCATCATGACTCAGGAGAAGTTGGTCCTCGAAGCCGGCCTCTACCAGGGGTTTTATGAATTCGGCCCGGTTATCTACCGGATAGTTATCGTATCCTATCCGGTCGAACTGGACCCAAACCCCGAGTTCTGCCAACTTTTTATGATAATCCGTAGCTTTTACATTTTCTCGATCGTCCATATAACCTTGATGGCCCACAATGATTTTCTTAGGATTCACTTTCAGCGATATAAGCATTTGAGCCAGTTCCAGACCTCCTCCGTTGGTGGTATGGATGGTAATGGGACACCCGGTTTGAATGGAAGCCAGACCGGCTGCTGTATTAGCCCGACGTTCTAAAGCCGTTAAGTACTTGCTGGTAGCAATTTTGATGATGCCGGCTTTAATGTTGGTAAAGGTCTCTCCCGGTTTACCATATGGATCTTCCATACCTTCTGTGATCTCTTTAACGTAGAGTTTAGCAACTTTGTCGATCCCATCCTTCTCCATCAGCATGGAAATGGCCCAGGGATGCATAGGCGCTAAGGCCTCTCCCCAGAAACCTGTACAGCCCACTACATGAATATCACTCTTTTTTGCCATTTCGACAATGAGATCAGGGTAACGACCCACCCGGATCGGAGTGACCTCTACAATGGTCCCTGTTTTGGCCCAGCTTCCAAGTTGACTGTGAAATTCTTCCAGGGACTTCACAGCCTGTTGGATAACTTTCTGGCGAAACTCTCCCTGGATAGGAGCCATAGGCTGTTCGTAGAGGCCTGACCAGTCGATAACCGGCCCATGTTCATGCATGAAGGTAACACCCAATTCATCGGGAGAGATAGGACCTAGAACAGTTTGGACTTTGGGCCCTTCTTTCTGTCTATCCATTTGAGCTTCTGCAATACCCACAGGACTGGAATATTCTAAAAAAGCTTCCCCCAGAGCAGCCAAACCGGCGGCTATCGCCGAAGATTTCTTGAGGAAGTCCCGCCTTGTGATTTTGAAACGGGGATCACCACATAGACACATAACCCCTCCTTTAATTTTTTAGCCACTCAGGCACCCGGAATACCAAAGAATCCTCCCTATTTCTGGAAGAATCCCTTGAATCCAGGTAACCCGGTGGCACTGACGAGTTTACCCAAGCCGAACCTCTTTATAACAAGAATATTTCTAAGGTTCAAGAAAAAAATCTTGAATAATTCTTGACAGGTAAAGGTTCCTCTTATAGCCTTCTGTTTTTGTGTGGAAAGGGCCTTTCCGGTTAACAGATTAGCCGGGTTTTAAATCTGGCTAGAGTAACTATGGGACGAAATCTAATCAAAAAACTTAAAAACGTCGTACAGCCGACTACCTACTATGACAAATCCAAATCAATTTTTGCTTTTTGCCGTAGTTGTAGTAAGTGCAGTACTGAATTTAGCCTTTTTACAAGGAGAAGCTTATCCTCATCCAAAACCGCTTTTAGATAAGACTAAAAATCTTTCGGATCTTACTCCCGAAGAACGAGAGGCTCTTATCGAGAAGATCCTTTCGCGGCTCATAAGATGTGAAAGTGGGGGTAATCCTAAGGCGATAGGTTTAGACAGAAATGGCGCTACAAACCGAGGGATTTTACAATTCAAACCGAAAACCCTTCGTAAATTCGCAATTAAATATGGTTTTTTACCCAAAACTATTAAACTCAGTGAGGTGAGGGCCCGGATACATGATCCCGATTTGCAAATAAAGACGGCCCGGGAAATGATTAAACGAAATGGACATAGAAAACAGTTCTGGAAGACCCAATTTCCTGGATGCTCAAAGAGAATGGGATTATGGTAATAATGATAACTATCGACGTTTTTAATTTTGTATAGTATTTTAGCCATGATATGGTAAATGATTATCGAATGCAAAGGATTAATAACTGCCTGATTTCTATTGTGCAGGCTGCCAAAGAGCTTATTGAAAACGAAGATTTAACAGAGGAAGAGCGCGCACTTTATAAAATGAGTATTAGAAGAATGGCCGAAGGGATCATCGAAATCTGCGAAGCAGATTTTAAAACGGCGCCGGAGAACGGAAACGGGGAAGAGTGATTCCAGAGAGGTTATTGGCCTGCCTATTATACCAAATCTGATAGATGATGTTGTATTCAAAAGGAATAGGGGCGACCGGCCGGTCGCCCCTATAAGGTTTATACGACATATTCCATCAGAATGGGTATCAAAAATTATGATTTCTGGGGATGGGCAACTTAGAGTTACGAGGGTGTTTGTTCTGGGATTCTTTATACTTCTAAAGATCTTGATTTTTACGACCGGTTCGGTCAATGCTCAAATTCCCAACTTTATTTGGTCTGTGAAGGCCGGTGGCACAAGCAGTGATTTTGGCAATGCCATTGCGACCGATGGGTTGGGTAACAGTATTGTTACAGGCTCGTTCAGAGGTACTGTAACCTTCGGTACCATTACCCTGACCAGTACAGGCGGAACTTCAGACTCGGATATCTTTATCGTCAAGTATGATGCTTTTGGTAATCTGCTGTGGGTCAGGCAAGCGGGGGGTGTAGATATCGATGAAGGATTCGGTGTTGGCGTAGATGGATCAGGAAATATCACCGTTACCGGTTCGTTTAGAGGTACGGCCAGGTTTGACACCGTCTCGGTAACCAGTGCCGGTCTTGAAGATATTTTCATTGCCAGGTATGATGCTTCAGGTAATCTGATTTGGGTTAGACGGGCAGGTGGAACCAGCGGGGATGTTGGACTCAGCGTGGCTGTAGATGGATTGGGTAACAGTATCATTACGGGATTTTTTCAGGGTACTGCAACCTTTGGGACTACCAATTTGATCAGCACCGGAGGAAGCGATATTTTTATCGTCAAGTATGATGCCTCGGGTAATGTGATATGGGCCAGACGGGCCGGTGGTGTAGGCTTCGATGTGGGGAACAGTGCTGTGATAGATGGATCGGGTAACAGCTTCCTTACCGGACAGTTTCAAGGTACAGCGACCTTTGGCAATCTCACACTTACGGCTGCCGGGGGGGTGAATGACTTTGATATCTTCATCGCTAAATATGATACGGCGGGTAATGTGATATGGGCTAAACGAGCCGGCGGATCGGGTTCCAACGATTCGGGAAATGGTATTACAGTAGATGGAGGGGGAAATAGCATCCTTACCGGACAATTCCAGGGCACTGCAACTTTTGATACAGTGAGATTGACGGCAGCAGGTGGAGCGGCGGACCTGGATATCTTCATTGCCAAATATGACATTTCTGGTAATCTGTTGTGGGTGAGACAGGCCGGTGGAACGAACCTGGATGTTGGAACTGCCATTGCTTCCGATAGGGCGGGTAACGGTGTGGTGACCGGTTCATTTAAAGGAACTGCAACCTTCAATACAACTTCCTTAACAAGTGCTGGAGGAGATGATATTTTTATCGCCAAGTATGATACCTCAGGTAACCTGCTGTGGGTTAAGCAGGCCGGTGGAAGCGGCGATGATGTAGGAAACGGTCTTGTCGCTCTGGGATCGGGGGATATCTTCCTGACCGGTCAGTTTCAGGGTACGGCGACCTTCGATACAACGATCCTGACAAGTACCGGTAGCTTTGATATCTTTACCTCCCGATTAAGTTCCTTCCTCCCTACGCCGACACCCACTCCAACCCCGGGTTTTCCGATCCATCTCGTGATAGATTCCGACGATTATGATGGAGACCGTACGACAGATTTTGCTGTCTGGCGACCCACCGAAGGAAATTGGTATACTTTAGGCTTCCAGGGGAATCCCGGAATTCAAACCTGGGGCGTGGAAGGAGATATTCCGGTACCGGGTGATTACGATGGGGATGGAGTTGCTGATAAAGCCATATGGCGGCCTGGAGATGGGACCTGGTGGATCCTTTTCTCAAGTAGCGGCTTTATCAATTTATTGGCCTGGGGCCTACCGGGAGATATTCCGGTTCCGGCGGACTATGATGGAGATTCGCTTACCGATGTAGCCGTCTGGCGACCCAGTGAAGGAAATTGGTATATCCTTTCATCGATGGGGAGTGTCTTTCTAATCCCATGGGGTTTACCTGGAGATATTCCGGTTCCAGGGGATTATGATGGGGATAAGATTACCGATGTAGCCGTCTGGCGACCCAGTGAAGGAAATTGGTATATCCTTTTTCTATCAACGGGTGGAGTCGGTCTGGTACCCTGGGGTTTACCTGGGGATATTCCGGTTCCCGGGGATTATGATGGGGACGGGATAACCGATCCTGCCATCTGGCGACCCAGTGAAGGAAATTGGTGGATTACTTTCCCGACGGGTGCCTTCAGTTTGATTCCTTGGGGTATTTCTGGAGATATTCCAACGCCCGGGGATTATGATGGGGATGGAATTGCAGATATAGCCGTCTGGCGACCCAGTGAAGGAAATTGGTATGTTCTTTTATCCACAGGTGGCTTCAGTTTAGTTCCGTGGGGTATTCCCGGAGATATCCCGGTATCGGGTTCAGGTAAGTAACCTTTTCTGTCTACCCGTGAACTTAAAACCAAGTCCAGGAGAAAAGGTTTGCTCTGAGGACTTTCCTGGAAAAACTAATAAATTAGCTCAACTGGAACAAATTTCTGAACGGTCCGATGGGAGTGGGTTTCAAACCCACTCCTGTTCCCCTGAAAACGAAAGTAGAAATTCCCCCCGTATCCGGGACCGTTGATTTAGTACCGGTTCCTTCCTGGTCCGGGTCCTATACCCCATCTTCCATAGGTTGCCCCCCTTCCCAGGAGATTGTTTTTAAAGGTATGAAACTGAGGCTCATCGGTGATCAAACCCGATCTAGGGGGAAATCGGCTGATCTCATAACTTACATTTCGAATACGTTCCTGGGTTAGCGGGTGGGAGGAAAACAACCTGGCCAATCGGCCCGGTTGTCGATTTTCCTCGGCCAGGATCTTTTGAAAGAAGATAACCATTCCATTGGGATCGAATCCAGCCTGATACATATAATAAGCCCCCAGACGGTCTGCTTCTCGTTCATCATCCCGACTATGTTTCGCCAGATATCCTGCTCCAACAATCTGGGCTAAAAGTCTTTCATAAGCCGGAGGGTTTTGACCCAGGAGGATGGAGCCGAGGGTGCGAAGTTGATATTGTCGGATCAAAGCTTCTGTAGCATGCCTTTTAACCCCATGGGCGATTTCATGGGCCATGACTCCAACCAGCTCAGACTCTGTATCGGTCTCTTGAACCAGGCCCGTATAGATATAGACATGGCCCCCGGGAATATTAAAGGCATTGACATCGTTGTCCCGAATGATCTGAAACTGCCAGGGAAGATTTCGAAGCTCTGTTTGCTGAACAATTCGTTGGCCGAGTTGATTGACATAGGCTACACTGAAAGGATCTGTAACGATATTTACTTTTCGGGATATACCCTGGGCCAGTCGATCACCAAACCTCCATTCCTGCTGAATAGAAACTGCATTAAGACCTCTCCCCGATTGAACATCTGTAGAAACGCCAAGCAACACGCTAAGCAACACAAAAAAAATTACAACATATTTTAGAAAAGGCATAACTCCTCCTCTTTTAGCAAGATCAAGGAAGGGGCGACACAGGCATCGCCCACATCAGTAGCGGTACCTTCGGGGTATCCGCACCCGTCTCCAATCCCGTTCATAGCTATCTCCTCCAACCAGACTATTCTTAAAATCGTGAAATTGAGGTTCATCGGTAATCAAGTCGGGTCTTGGAGGAAATCGGCTAATCTCGTAGCTAACGTTTCGGATCCGTTCCTCTGTCAAAGGATGGGTAGAAAAGAACTTTTCGATCAAACCGGGTCGATCTCTTTCTTCTTCCAAAAGCTTTTGAAAGAAGATTACCATTCCATTAGGATCAAAGCCGGCCTGGTACATATACCGAGCCCCTAGCTGATCTGCCTGTCTTTCTGCGCCTCTACTATAGCTTGCCATGTATCCTGCACCGAGAATCTGGGCCAGAAGCTGTTCATAGACCGGGGGGTTTTGTCCTAATAGGAGGGAGGTGATAATACCGAGGCCATATTGAGTGGACAGGGCCTGTGTGGCATGCCTTTCGACCCCATGGGCGATTTCATGGGCCAGGACTCCGGCGAGTTCAGATTCTGTGCTGGTTTTCTGGATAAGTCCTGTATAGACATAAACATGCCCACCAGGGATATTGAAGGCATTAATTTCTCTACTTCGAATAATATGAAACTCCCAGGGAAGATTTCGGAATTCTGTTTGCTGAACCAGGCGTTGTCCCAGTTGATTGATATAAGCTACACTGGAAGGATTGGTAACCAGGTTGGATTTTCGATCTATATCTTGAGCTAATTTATTTCCCAGTCTCCACTCCTGCTGCAGGGAAACCAAATTAAAGCCGCCTCCCGGTTGAATCCCCACACAACCTCCAACGAGGAGGCTTATAAGTACCAAAAAAGTGACCAGGTACTTTGAGAAGATATATGATTGAGCAACTTGCATGATTTTGAACTCCTTCTAATACGGCAGGATCTATCCGCCATACCTGTAAATTTGTAGCTGTAGAGCCCACCTTATACCAGAAAACCCGAGAAGCCTGTCGACTCTACCTTCACCCTTACCCCTCTTCCGAAGCTTCGGAAGAGGGGTAAGGGAAGAGAATCAAACCGAATTAACCTTACAAAGTCGTAGGCCTTCTGGGGTAAACTCTCTTGAGGGCCTATTTTGAGAACCTGAAGGGTCTATTCTAAACCAAATCCACTGCAACAGTTATGCCGTATCTCTCATCTCTCCTCAGAACTTCTATTTAAGTAGACGCCGGAGAGAGTTGCAAGTTGCACGTTTCTAAAAAATTTTCCTTTTAAGGTATGATGGCTATCTTCAAGGCCTGCCGATCGTCAATAACTTTAAAGGCCTTATCCAGATCCTCCAGAGGGAATTCATGGGTAATCAAACTATCAAAACTTAGGGGATCTCGGGCAATGAGATTTAAGGCAGTGGCAATATATCGGGGGGTATGATGAAAAACCCCGATGATTTTTCTCTCATGATAGTGGAGTTTTTCCGTATCTATCCGTACAGAGGTTCCTTTTTCACAACCTCCGAAGAAGTTAACAGTACCCCCTTTACGGGTAATATCGATGGTTCGTTCCCAGATCTCCGGCAATCCTACGGCTTCGATGGCCACATCCACTCCCCGGCCCTCGGTCATCTCCTTGATGGTTTTTTCAGGATTAAAATCCTCGTAGATGCTGATGACTTCATCGGCACCCAATTGCTTAGCCTTTTCTAGTTTAAAGTTATTTCTGGCAATGACAATAACCCGGGCTCCTTTGAGTTTAGCCAGACGAACCAGCATAAGGCCGATAGGCCCTGCTCCAATGACGGCCACCGTGTCTCCCATTTTAACGTTGGATTCCTCAATTCCATGGATCACACAAGCCAAAGGTTCACAGATGGCGGCCTGGCGGAAAGATACATGGGGTGGTATCTGGAGAAGGTTTTGTCTTACGATGGATTCCGGAACCTTGATATATTCCGCATAAGCCCCATTCAAAAACTCTAGATTTTCGCAGAGACTGGGCTGTCCAACCCGGCAATAAAAGCAACTGTTACAAGGAGCCGAATTAGCCGCTACCACCCGCATACCTACGTGGAAATTTTTAACCTTTTTCCCTACCTTGACAATCACCCCGGCAAATTCATGACCGAAAGGACTTGGAAGTTGCTT containing:
- a CDS encoding twin-arginine translocation signal domain-containing protein, with translation MCLCGDPRFKITRRDFLKKSSAIAAGLAALGEAFLEYSSPVGIAEAQMDRQKEGPKVQTVLGPISPDELGVTFMHEHGPVIDWSGLYEQPMAPIQGEFRQKVIQQAVKSLEEFHSQLGSWAKTGTIVEVTPIRVGRYPDLIVEMAKKSDIHVVGCTGFWGEALAPMHPWAISMLMEKDGIDKVAKLYVKEITEGMEDPYGKPGETFTNIKAGIIKIATSKYLTALERRANTAAGLASIQTGCPITIHTTNGGGLELAQMLISLKVNPKKIIVGHQGYMDDRENVKATDYHKKLAELGVWVQFDRIGYDNYPVDNRAEFIKPLVEAGFEDQLLLSHDAVPYFYKTFWQEEKRESDWWLFREHPWSLILSEVVPRLSKAGIPERAIGKMLIENPKKALAF
- a CDS encoding transglycosylase SLT domain-containing protein, whose translation is MTNPNQFLLFAVVVVSAVLNLAFLQGEAYPHPKPLLDKTKNLSDLTPEEREALIEKILSRLIRCESGGNPKAIGLDRNGATNRGILQFKPKTLRKFAIKYGFLPKTIKLSEVRARIHDPDLQIKTAREMIKRNGHRKQFWKTQFPGCSKRMGLW
- a CDS encoding VCBS repeat-containing protein; protein product: MISGDGQLRVTRVFVLGFFILLKILIFTTGSVNAQIPNFIWSVKAGGTSSDFGNAIATDGLGNSIVTGSFRGTVTFGTITLTSTGGTSDSDIFIVKYDAFGNLLWVRQAGGVDIDEGFGVGVDGSGNITVTGSFRGTARFDTVSVTSAGLEDIFIARYDASGNLIWVRRAGGTSGDVGLSVAVDGLGNSIITGFFQGTATFGTTNLISTGGSDIFIVKYDASGNVIWARRAGGVGFDVGNSAVIDGSGNSFLTGQFQGTATFGNLTLTAAGGVNDFDIFIAKYDTAGNVIWAKRAGGSGSNDSGNGITVDGGGNSILTGQFQGTATFDTVRLTAAGGAADLDIFIAKYDISGNLLWVRQAGGTNLDVGTAIASDRAGNGVVTGSFKGTATFNTTSLTSAGGDDIFIAKYDTSGNLLWVKQAGGSGDDVGNGLVALGSGDIFLTGQFQGTATFDTTILTSTGSFDIFTSRLSSFLPTPTPTPTPGFPIHLVIDSDDYDGDRTTDFAVWRPTEGNWYTLGFQGNPGIQTWGVEGDIPVPGDYDGDGVADKAIWRPGDGTWWILFSSSGFINLLAWGLPGDIPVPADYDGDSLTDVAVWRPSEGNWYILSSMGSVFLIPWGLPGDIPVPGDYDGDKITDVAVWRPSEGNWYILFLSTGGVGLVPWGLPGDIPVPGDYDGDGITDPAIWRPSEGNWWITFPTGAFSLIPWGISGDIPTPGDYDGDGIADIAVWRPSEGNWYVLLSTGGFSLVPWGIPGDIPVSGSGK
- a CDS encoding M48 family metallopeptidase; the encoded protein is MPFLKYVVIFFVLLSVLLGVSTDVQSGRGLNAVSIQQEWRFGDRLAQGISRKVNIVTDPFSVAYVNQLGQRIVQQTELRNLPWQFQIIRDNDVNAFNIPGGHVYIYTGLVQETDTESELVGVMAHEIAHGVKRHATEALIRQYQLRTLGSILLGQNPPAYERLLAQIVGAGYLAKHSRDDEREADRLGAYYMYQAGFDPNGMVIFFQKILAEENRQPGRLARLFSSHPLTQERIRNVSYEISRFPPRSGLITDEPQFHTFKNNLLGRGATYGRWGIGPGPGRNRY
- a CDS encoding M48 family metallopeptidase, with the protein product MQVAQSYIFSKYLVTFLVLISLLVGGCVGIQPGGGFNLVSLQQEWRLGNKLAQDIDRKSNLVTNPSSVAYINQLGQRLVQQTEFRNLPWEFHIIRSREINAFNIPGGHVYVYTGLIQKTSTESELAGVLAHEIAHGVERHATQALSTQYGLGIITSLLLGQNPPVYEQLLAQILGAGYMASYSRGAERQADQLGARYMYQAGFDPNGMVIFFQKLLEEERDRPGLIEKFFSTHPLTEERIRNVSYEISRFPPRPDLITDEPQFHDFKNSLVGGDSYERDWRRVRIPRRYRY
- a CDS encoding zinc-binding dehydrogenase, with translation MKAALLYGPNDIRLEEVEVPEVGPYEVLVKVGVALTCGTDLKTYHRGYHMMIKQLPSPFGHEFAGVIVKVGKKVKNFHVGMRVVAANSAPCNSCFYCRVGQPSLCENLEFLNGAYAEYIKVPESIVRQNLLQIPPHVSFRQAAICEPLACVIHGIEESNVKMGDTVAVIGAGPIGLMLVRLAKLKGARVIVIARNNFKLEKAKQLGADEVISIYEDFNPEKTIKEMTEGRGVDVAIEAVGLPEIWERTIDITRKGGTVNFFGGCEKGTSVRIDTEKLHYHERKIIGVFHHTPRYIATALNLIARDPLSFDSLITHEFPLEDLDKAFKVIDDRQALKIAIIP